The DNA segment GCTGGCCGCGCTTGCCTTCCAGCGATTCGAGTAGCGCGGTTTCTTCGCCGCAGATATAAGCCCCCGCACCCAGATGGGTGTAAATCCGCAGGCTGTAGTCAGTGCCGAAGAGCTTGTCGCCTAACAGACCGGCAGCTTCCATCTCGGCGATTTTTTCATCGAGATAGTGAGCCACCTGCCAGAACTCGCCGCGGCAATACACATACGCGGCGTTCGCCCCGACCGCGTAGGATGAAATTGCCACACCCTCCAAAAACTGGAAGGGATTGCTTTCCATAATCTCGCGGTCCTTAAAAGTGCCCGGCTCCGATTCATCGGCATTAGCGACGACGTAATGGGGCCAGTTTTTGTTATCCATGAAGGTCCACTTGACCCCGGTGGGGAAGCCCGCACCGCCGCGTCCGCGCAACCCGGAAGCCTTGACAATCTCAGTGACTTCTTCGGGTTTCATCGCTTTGACAACTTTCTTGAAAGCTTCAAAGCCGCCTTTTTTCTTGTAAACATCCAGCTGGTTGATCTCAGGGATGTCGCGATGTCGAAGGAGTACGTGTTCAGCCATTATTTCTCCTCCTTCCAGGTTTCAATTAAGGCCATCGTGCTTTCCACGGTCATATGTTCGTGATATTCCAATCCCTCACGGCTTTGCGCCTGGAACATAGGCGCTTTATCGCATGCCGCCAGGCACATCACCGGCTCAATGGTAACCAGCCCATCGGGCGTGGTTTCGCCAGGCTGGATATTCAGGGCATCACAAAGCTCTTCTAGGAATTTATCGGCGCCGCGTAACGCGCAGGGCAGATCGTTACAAACCTGAATGCGAATCTTACCCGCTGGTTTATCGTGATACAGCGTGTAAAACCCAATCAGCGTTGCAACTTCGGTAGGGGTAATTTCTACAATCTCAGCAATATCATGGATGTCTTGCTTGCTAACATAGCCGCCTTCACGCTGTGCCATGTATAGCAGCGTCATCACCGCCGAGCGTTTCTCTTCTGGAGGATATTTCGCCAGAATTTTCTGTATTTCGTCTGCGTATTTGTCTGCTAATTTGTTCACCGGTCCGAATCTCCCAAGACAATATCAACGCTACCGATAATTGCCACCAGATCGGCAATTAAGTGCCCCTTACTCAGGAAGGGCAGCGCTTGCAAGTGGATGAAGGATGGCGTGCGCCAGTGGATGCGATAGGGCTTGTTGCTGCCATCACTTTCGAGATAAACTCCTAACTCACCGCGGGGGGATGCCACCGGAACATATACATATCCTTTGGGAGCGTTATATCCATCGGTCCACAGCTTAAAGTGGTGGATCAAAGCCTCCATGCTGGTTCCAATCTCTGAGCGGGGGGGCGGGACGAATTTGTGGTTGCTGCTGCGCACCGGAGCGCCGTCCAGTTCTTTGAGCTTTTTCAGCCCCTGTTCGATAATCCGTAGCGACTGCCAGAACTCATCCATGCGCACACGGTATCGGGCAAATACATCACCCCCGGTAGCCGTGGGGACTTCGAAATCGTACTCTTCATAGCCAGAGTAGGGGCGCACTTTCCGGTTGTCGTAGGCCACCCCCGAGCCGCGTAGCGATGGGCCTGTAAATCCGCGGGCAACCGCCTCTTCGGCAGAGATCACGCCAATCCCTTTGACGCGGTCAATGAAGAGCGGGTTTTTTGTCAGCAGGCCTTCATATTGCTCGATGCGTTTGGGAAAATATTCCAAAAAATCTTGCACCAGTTGCACAAACTCGCCGGATACATCCCGCCATAAGCCACCCGGTCGGATGTAGGTGGTCATCATGCGTTGCCCCGACACACTTTCGAAAATATCGAGAATAATTTCGCGCTCGCGGAAAC comes from the Chloroflexota bacterium genome and includes:
- a CDS encoding NAD(P)H-dependent oxidoreductase subunit E, with amino-acid sequence MNKLADKYADEIQKILAKYPPEEKRSAVMTLLYMAQREGGYVSKQDIHDIAEIVEITPTEVATLIGFYTLYHDKPAGKIRIQVCNDLPCALRGADKFLEELCDALNIQPGETTPDGLVTIEPVMCLAACDKAPMFQAQSREGLEYHEHMTVESTMALIETWKEEK
- the nuoD gene encoding NADH dehydrogenase (quinone) subunit D, giving the protein MVQLQEVTFDELKHLVSDRALTGETMLLNMGPQHPSTHGVLRLMLELDGETIVNCVPDIGFLHTGVEKNMEAKRYEQAEVMTDRLDYLNTIGNNLAYCLAVEKLVELDVPPRAQVIRVILAELQRIASHLIWLGTQSLDLAAMSMFLYCFREREIILDIFESVSGQRMMTTYIRPGGLWRDVSGEFVQLVQDFLEYFPKRIEQYEGLLTKNPLFIDRVKGIGVISAEEAVARGFTGPSLRGSGVAYDNRKVRPYSGYEEYDFEVPTATGGDVFARYRVRMDEFWQSLRIIEQGLKKLKELDGAPVRSSNHKFVPPPRSEIGTSMEALIHHFKLWTDGYNAPKGYVYVPVASPRGELGVYLESDGSNKPYRIHWRTPSFIHLQALPFLSKGHLIADLVAIIGSVDIVLGDSDR